The Rhizobiaceae bacterium genome contains the following window.
CGCCAGATTGTTGACGTTGATGCGATGCCGCAGGTCCGTCACCGTCGCGGGCGACTGGTCGGTCTCCGTGCGCAGGATGTAGGAGCGGCCCGGGCGCAGCGCCTGCTCGTCGAACCAGACCAGCTTGGCGGCAAACTGATCCGCGACATGCGGGCGGCCTGCGGGCGCAACCAGCATGTTGCCGCGCGACACCTCGATCTCGTCTTCAAGCACCAGCGTGACCGCCTGCCCCGCCACCGCGACGGGCAGGTCGCCGTCCTGCGTGACGATGCGCCTGACCGTGCTGGCTCGGCCAGACTTCGCCACAACCACGGCATCGCCCGGCGATACCGAACCGGCTGCGACGGTGCCCGCAAAGCCCCTGAAATCGAGATTCGGGCGGTTCACATATTGCACCGGGAAGCGGAATGGCCTTGCGTCCGCCGCCTCGTCCAGCGGCACGGTTTCCAGATATTCGAGCAGCGTCGGCCCCCGATACCACTCCATGCGTTCCGAGCGTCGGGTGACGTTGTCGCCGTAGCGCGCGGACATCGGGATCGCTTCTACGGAACTGAATCCGAGTTCGTCGGCAAATGTCCGATAATCCTCGACAATCCGGTCGTAGGCGGACTGCTCGAAGGCGACGAGATCGATCTTGTTGATGGCGAGCACGATGCGCCGGATGCCGAGCAGCGAGGCGATGATCGAATGACGGCGCGTCTGCGTCAGCACGCCCTGCCGCGCATCGACCAGCACCACGGCGAGGTCCGCCGTCGAGGCGCCCGTGGCCATGTTGCGTGTATATTGCTCGTGCCCCGGCGTGTCCGCCACGATGAACTTGCGTTTGGCCGTGGCGAAGAAGCGGTAGGCCACGTCAATGGTGATGCCCTGCTCGCGCTCGGCCTCCAGCCCGTCCACCAGAAGCGCGAGGTCGATGTCTTCGCCGGTGGTGCCGTGCTTGCGCGAGTCGCGCTCCAGCGCGGCAAGCTGGTCCTCGAAGATCAGCTTGGTGTCGTAGAGCAGCCGCCCGATAAGCGTCGACTTGCCGTCGTCCACCGAGCCGCAGGTCAGGAAGCGCAGCAGGGATTTGTGCTCCTGCTCCGCAAGCCAGCCGCGAACGTCATATTCCGGCTCGATGGCCAATGCCGTATTGTGGCGCATTTCAGAAATACCCTTCGCGCTTCTTCTTTTCCATCGATCCGGCCTCGTCCGTGTCGATCAGGCGGCCCTGGCGTTCGGAGGTGCGCGCAACCAGCATCTCGCTGACGATGTCCTCCAGCGTCTCCGCGTCGGACTCGATCGCGGCGGTCAGCGGATAGCAGCCGAGCGTGCGGAAGCGCACCAGCCGGTTTTCCAGCAATTCGCCGTCACGCAGCTTCATGCGTTCGTCGTCGCGCATGATGAGCATGCCCTCGCGCTCCACCACAGGGCGGCGCGCCG
Protein-coding sequences here:
- the cysN gene encoding sulfate adenylyltransferase subunit CysN, whose product is MRHNTALAIEPEYDVRGWLAEQEHKSLLRFLTCGSVDDGKSTLIGRLLYDTKLIFEDQLAALERDSRKHGTTGEDIDLALLVDGLEAEREQGITIDVAYRFFATAKRKFIVADTPGHEQYTRNMATGASTADLAVVLVDARQGVLTQTRRHSIIASLLGIRRIVLAINKIDLVAFEQSAYDRIVEDYRTFADELGFSSVEAIPMSARYGDNVTRRSERMEWYRGPTLLEYLETVPLDEAADARPFRFPVQYVNRPNLDFRGFAGTVAAGSVSPGDAVVVAKSGRASTVRRIVTQDGDLPVAVAGQAVTLVLEDEIEVSRGNMLVAPAGRPHVADQFAAKLVWFDEQALRPGRSYILRTETDQSPATVTDLRHRINVNNLAQEEAASLAMNEVALVNVSTQTPIAFDSFAENRATGSFILIDRISNATVGAGMIVNPLRRAANIHWQALEVDAKARAEQKHQKPAVIWFTGLSGSGKSTIAGLLDKKLHLAGRHTYVLDGDNVRHGLNRDLGFTEEDRVENIRRVAEVAKLMADAGLIVLVSFISPFRAERQMARELMPEGEFVEVFVDTPLSECARRDPKGLYARAAAGEIRNFTGIDSPYEAPDAPEIHLETAGKSPEEMVDAIEKWLTERETAEQEYEEGGGI